A genomic region of Serratia fonticola contains the following coding sequences:
- a CDS encoding alternative ribosome-rescue factor A yields MTQYRHTKGQIQDNAIEALLRDPLFRQRIEKNNKGKGSYRRKEKHAKGGNWEASGKLFNGNLPLAFWF; encoded by the coding sequence ATGACTCAATATCGTCATACCAAAGGTCAGATACAGGACAATGCCATTGAGGCGTTATTACGCGATCCTCTGTTCCGCCAGCGGATAGAAAAGAATAACAAAGGGAAAGGCAGCTACCGGCGTAAAGAAAAACACGCAAAAGGCGGTAACTGGGAGGCCAGTGGTAAGTTGTTCAACGGCAATTTACCACTGGCCTTCTGGTTTTAA
- the mscL gene encoding large-conductance mechanosensitive channel protein MscL — MGMLKEFREFAMRGNVVDLAVGVIIGAAFGKIVSSLVADIIMPPLGLLIGGVDFKQFHLVLREAKDNVPAVVMNYGSFLQNIFDFVIVAFAIFMAIKLMNKLRRNEVEEPAAPPAPTAEEKLLTEIRDLLSHQQQPKL, encoded by the coding sequence ATGGGTATGTTAAAAGAGTTCCGCGAGTTTGCCATGCGTGGCAACGTGGTCGATCTGGCTGTCGGTGTGATCATCGGTGCCGCATTCGGTAAAATCGTTTCCTCGCTGGTTGCCGATATCATCATGCCGCCGCTAGGGTTATTGATTGGCGGGGTCGATTTTAAACAATTCCATCTGGTATTACGTGAAGCTAAAGACAATGTCCCAGCAGTAGTGATGAACTATGGCTCATTCCTGCAGAATATTTTTGATTTCGTTATTGTCGCCTTCGCGATCTTTATGGCCATCAAATTAATGAATAAATTGCGTCGTAACGAAGTTGAAGAGCCAGCTGCGCCACCTGCACCTACGGCAGAAGAGAAGCTGCTTACTGAAATCCGCGATCTGCTGAGTCATCAGCAACAGCCAAAACTGTAA
- the trkA gene encoding Trk system potassium transporter TrkA: MKIIILGAGQVGGTLAENLVGENNDITVVDTDTGRLRQLQDKFDLRVVQGHGSHPRVLREAGAEDADMLVAVTNSDETNMVACQIAYSLFNTPNRIARIRAPDYIRESEKLFHPEAVPIDHLISPEQLVIDYIYKLIEYPGALQVVNFAEGKVSIAAVKAYYGGPLVGNALSSMREHMPHIDTRVAAIFRHDRPIRPQGSTIIEAGDEVFFVAASQHIRAVMSELQRLEKPYKRIMIVGGGNVGAGLAQRLEKSYNVKLIERNQQRAAELAEQLHDTIVFYGDASDQELLAEEHVEQVDVFIAITNDDEANIMSAMLAKRMGAKKVMVLIQRRAYVDLVQGSVIDIAISPQQATISALLGHVRKADIVSVSSLRRGVAEAIEAIAHGDESTSKVVGRMVEEIKLPPGTTIGAIVRGDDVIIANGNSKIQQGDHVIMFITDKKFVPDVERLFQPSPFFL, translated from the coding sequence ATGAAAATAATTATTCTTGGTGCTGGTCAGGTTGGCGGGACGCTGGCAGAAAACCTGGTTGGTGAAAATAATGACATCACCGTAGTGGATACTGATACCGGGCGCCTACGCCAATTGCAGGATAAATTTGACCTGCGAGTCGTTCAGGGGCATGGTTCCCATCCACGCGTATTACGTGAAGCCGGTGCCGAAGACGCCGACATGTTGGTTGCCGTTACCAACTCGGATGAAACCAACATGGTTGCCTGTCAGATTGCCTATTCACTGTTTAACACCCCAAACCGCATTGCACGGATCCGGGCACCGGACTATATCCGTGAGTCCGAGAAGCTATTCCATCCTGAAGCCGTGCCAATTGACCACCTGATTTCCCCTGAACAGCTGGTTATCGATTACATCTATAAATTGATCGAATATCCCGGTGCTTTGCAAGTGGTGAACTTTGCCGAGGGCAAAGTCAGTATTGCGGCGGTAAAAGCCTATTACGGTGGTCCACTGGTGGGTAATGCCCTGTCTTCAATGCGCGAACATATGCCGCACATTGATACACGCGTAGCGGCCATTTTTCGTCATGATCGTCCCATCCGTCCACAAGGATCCACCATCATTGAAGCCGGTGATGAGGTGTTCTTCGTGGCTGCTTCACAGCATATCCGCGCGGTGATGAGTGAGCTACAGCGCCTTGAAAAACCCTATAAGCGCATCATGATCGTCGGTGGGGGCAACGTAGGCGCAGGCCTGGCACAGCGGTTGGAAAAATCATACAACGTGAAGTTGATTGAACGAAACCAACAGCGGGCAGCCGAGCTGGCAGAGCAACTGCACGACACCATTGTATTTTACGGCGATGCCTCCGATCAGGAGCTGTTGGCTGAAGAGCACGTTGAGCAGGTTGATGTATTTATTGCCATCACCAACGATGATGAAGCCAATATTATGTCCGCCATGCTGGCCAAGCGCATGGGAGCCAAAAAGGTCATGGTGTTAATCCAACGCCGTGCCTATGTCGATTTGGTGCAAGGCAGCGTAATTGATATCGCGATTTCACCGCAGCAGGCGACCATATCCGCACTCCTCGGCCACGTACGTAAGGCCGACATTGTCAGCGTATCCTCATTGCGTCGCGGGGTTGCCGAAGCCATCGAAGCGATTGCCCATGGTGATGAAAGCACGTCCAAAGTCGTGGGCCGGATGGTAGAAGAAATCAAATTGCCACCGGGTACGACTATCGGTGCTATTGTGCGCGGTGACGATGTGATTATTGCTAATGGCAACAGCAAGATCCAGCAAGGCGATCACGTCATCATGTTCATTACTGATAAGAAGTTTGTACCAGACGTTGAGCGCCTGTTCCAACCGAGCCCGTTCTTCTTATAG
- the rsmB gene encoding 16S rRNA (cytosine(967)-C(5))-methyltransferase RsmB, protein MKNTYNLRSHAAKAIGQVLDQGQSLSTILPALQKNISDKDRSLLQELCFGTLRVLPQLEWCIQQLMAKPLTGKQRTLHYLLMVGLYQLLYTRIPAHAVLAETVEGAVALKRPQLKGLINGVLRQFQRQQEELLARAANNESRYLHPSWLLKRIKQAYPTQWEQIVDANNQKPPMWLRVNRVHHKREDYLQLMQQAGIAAVPHNEYRDAIRLLAPCAVTDLPGFVDGWVTVQDASAQGCVDLLDPQDGEQILDLCAAPGGKTTHILEAAPKAHVMAVDIDEQRLSRVKENLQRLHQHAEVRQGDGRNPQEWCGDKQFDRILLDAPCSATGVIRRHPDIKWLRRDSDIAELATLQGEILEAIWPRLKTGGVMVYATCSILPQENSEQIAAFLQRHGDAKLVETGNIQSPGKQNLPHPEDGDGFFYAKLIKM, encoded by the coding sequence ATGAAAAACACATACAATCTCCGAAGCCACGCAGCCAAAGCTATCGGCCAGGTCCTGGATCAAGGACAATCACTCAGCACCATTTTGCCCGCATTACAAAAGAACATCTCTGACAAAGACCGTTCGCTACTGCAAGAGCTCTGCTTTGGCACGCTGCGCGTGCTGCCGCAACTCGAATGGTGTATCCAGCAACTGATGGCAAAACCCCTGACCGGTAAGCAGCGCACGTTGCACTATTTGCTGATGGTGGGTCTGTATCAGTTACTGTATACCCGCATTCCTGCACATGCCGTATTGGCAGAAACGGTTGAGGGTGCAGTTGCCTTGAAACGCCCTCAGTTGAAGGGGCTGATTAACGGCGTGCTGCGTCAGTTTCAACGTCAGCAGGAAGAGCTGCTGGCACGTGCTGCCAACAATGAAAGCCGCTATTTGCACCCGAGCTGGCTGCTTAAACGCATCAAACAGGCTTACCCAACGCAGTGGGAACAAATTGTTGATGCCAATAACCAGAAACCTCCCATGTGGCTACGCGTCAACCGCGTGCACCATAAGCGCGAGGATTATTTGCAGTTGATGCAACAGGCGGGTATTGCCGCCGTTCCCCATAACGAATATCGCGATGCAATACGTTTGTTGGCACCCTGTGCAGTGACGGATTTGCCAGGCTTTGTCGACGGTTGGGTCACGGTGCAAGACGCCTCCGCTCAAGGTTGCGTTGATCTGTTGGATCCGCAAGACGGCGAACAGATCCTCGATCTTTGCGCCGCGCCGGGCGGTAAAACCACCCATATTCTGGAAGCGGCTCCTAAAGCCCATGTGATGGCCGTTGATATTGACGAGCAACGTTTGAGCCGGGTGAAAGAAAACCTGCAACGCCTGCACCAACATGCAGAAGTTCGCCAAGGTGACGGCCGTAACCCGCAAGAGTGGTGCGGTGATAAGCAGTTCGATCGTATCCTGTTGGATGCCCCTTGCTCCGCCACCGGTGTCATTCGTCGCCATCCGGATATCAAATGGTTACGTCGTGACAGTGATATCGCCGAACTGGCTACTTTACAGGGCGAGATCCTGGAAGCTATCTGGCCACGATTGAAGACGGGCGGCGTTATGGTCTATGCAACCTGTTCTATCCTGCCGCAGGAAAACAGCGAGCAGATAGCTGCATTCCTGCAACGCCACGGCGATGCCAAGCTGGTTGAAACCGGGAATATCCAATCACCGGGTAAGCAAAATCTCCCTCATCCCGAGGATGGCGATGGTTTCTTTTACGCTAAGCTGATTAAAATGTAA
- the fmt gene encoding methionyl-tRNA formyltransferase: MSDSLRIIFAGTPDFAARHLDALLSSKHQIVGVFTQPDRPAGRGNKLTPSPVKVLAEQHQIPVFQPKSLRPEENQRLVADLNADVMVVVAYGLILPKAVLDMPRLGCINVHGSLLPRWRGAAPIQRALWAGDSETGVTIMQMDVGLDTGDMMHKIACPIEATDTSASLYNKLAELGPQGLLATLQQLAVGKVTREVQDETQVTYAEKLSKEEARLDWSLSAEQLERCIRAFNPWPVSYFILEDQPVKVWQATVLPETANAEPGTIVHADKNGIQVATAEGILNLTQLQPAGKKPMSAQDLLNSRREWFTPGNRL; encoded by the coding sequence GTGTCTGATTCTTTACGGATTATTTTTGCCGGAACTCCAGACTTCGCAGCGCGTCACCTAGACGCGCTGTTGTCGTCTAAGCACCAGATTGTCGGTGTATTCACTCAACCCGATCGCCCTGCCGGGCGCGGTAACAAGTTGACGCCAAGCCCGGTCAAAGTGCTGGCCGAACAACACCAGATCCCCGTATTTCAGCCTAAATCCCTACGCCCGGAGGAGAATCAGCGCTTGGTTGCCGATCTCAATGCCGACGTGATGGTGGTGGTTGCTTATGGCCTGATTCTGCCAAAAGCCGTGCTGGATATGCCACGCCTGGGTTGCATCAACGTTCATGGATCTCTGCTACCGCGCTGGCGCGGTGCCGCCCCGATCCAACGTGCACTGTGGGCTGGCGACAGTGAAACCGGCGTAACCATCATGCAGATGGATGTTGGCCTCGATACCGGCGACATGATGCACAAGATCGCTTGCCCGATCGAAGCCACCGATACCAGCGCCAGCCTTTACAACAAGCTGGCGGAACTGGGGCCTCAAGGGTTGCTGGCGACCTTGCAGCAGTTGGCTGTCGGTAAGGTTACGCGTGAAGTCCAAGATGAAACGCAAGTCACCTATGCTGAAAAATTAAGCAAGGAAGAAGCGCGCCTGGACTGGAGCCTTTCGGCTGAACAACTGGAACGCTGTATTCGTGCGTTCAACCCATGGCCAGTCAGCTATTTCATCCTCGAAGATCAGCCGGTGAAAGTCTGGCAGGCTACCGTTCTGCCGGAAACCGCCAACGCAGAACCCGGCACCATAGTGCATGCCGATAAAAACGGTATTCAGGTTGCCACTGCGGAAGGTATTTTGAACCTGACGCAACTGCAGCCTGCGGGTAAAAAGCCAATGTCGGCCCAGGATTTACTGAATTCACGCCGCGAATGGTTCACGCCTGGAAATCGGTTGTAA
- the def gene encoding peptide deformylase gives MSVLQVLHFPDERLRKIAAPVKEVNADVQRIVDDMFETMYAEEGIGLAATQVDIHQRIIVIDVSENRDQRLVLINPELLEKSGETGIEEGCLSIPEQRALVPRAEKVKIRALDREGQPFELEADDLLAICIQHEMDHLVGKLFVDYLSPLKRQRIRQKLEKMAKLNARA, from the coding sequence ATGTCAGTCTTGCAGGTATTACATTTCCCAGACGAGCGGCTACGCAAAATTGCGGCCCCGGTAAAAGAAGTCAATGCAGATGTCCAGCGCATCGTGGATGATATGTTTGAAACCATGTACGCAGAGGAAGGCATTGGTCTGGCTGCGACACAGGTCGATATCCATCAGCGTATTATCGTTATTGACGTTTCTGAGAACCGCGATCAACGCCTGGTATTGATCAACCCGGAACTGCTGGAAAAAAGCGGAGAAACCGGTATCGAAGAAGGTTGTCTTTCCATCCCTGAACAGCGGGCGTTGGTGCCACGCGCAGAGAAAGTGAAGATCCGTGCTCTTGATCGTGAAGGACAACCTTTTGAGCTCGAAGCCGATGATCTGCTGGCTATCTGTATCCAGCACGAAATGGATCATCTGGTGGGTAAGTTGTTTGTCGATTACCTGTCGCCGCTGAAACGCCAACGTATCCGTCAGAAACTGGAAAAGATGGCCAAGCTTAACGCACGCGCCTAA
- the dprA gene encoding DNA-protecting protein DprA: protein MQPEEIALRMHAVTGIDARQGSHIIDCLIAAGGNPYPLLRPAGLDEKQRQQFQRGHREYLNTTLKWLEQEGNHLVRYGGAGYPDSLAHIDDAPLLLMVKGDTTALQLPQIAMVGSRQFSHYGKHWGTYFASGLVNCGFAVTSGLAMGIDGICHRAALQAQGVTVAVLGSGLANIYPRRHRHLAEQIIEQGGALVSEHLVTALPLAAHFPRRNRIISGLSVGVVIIEAALRSGSLITARYALEQGREVFALPGALGNPMCEGTHWLIQQGASLVTGPKDIAEQLGSGLHWLSVSENTTISASEDEVELPFADVLANVGDEVTPVDVVAERAGQPVPEVVIKLLDLELAGWIAAVPGGYVRIRRAGHVRRTHVFV from the coding sequence ATGCAGCCAGAAGAAATCGCTTTACGCATGCATGCAGTCACAGGGATTGATGCGCGGCAGGGAAGCCATATTATCGATTGCTTAATAGCCGCAGGAGGGAATCCTTACCCTCTGCTAAGGCCAGCGGGGCTAGATGAGAAGCAACGTCAACAATTTCAGCGCGGCCATCGGGAGTACCTCAATACCACGCTCAAGTGGTTGGAACAGGAGGGAAATCATCTGGTGCGCTATGGTGGAGCAGGATATCCCGACTCCCTGGCTCATATTGATGATGCACCGTTATTGCTGATGGTAAAAGGTGATACTACGGCTCTGCAACTCCCGCAGATAGCCATGGTTGGTAGCCGCCAGTTCAGTCACTATGGCAAGCATTGGGGGACTTATTTCGCTTCCGGCCTGGTGAACTGTGGCTTTGCGGTGACCAGCGGTTTGGCCATGGGGATTGACGGCATTTGCCACCGTGCGGCATTGCAGGCGCAGGGGGTTACGGTTGCCGTGTTGGGCAGCGGCCTGGCAAATATTTACCCACGCCGCCATCGTCATCTTGCCGAACAAATTATTGAACAGGGAGGCGCACTCGTTTCTGAACATCTGGTCACCGCTCTGCCCTTGGCTGCCCACTTCCCGCGGCGTAACCGTATTATCAGTGGGTTAAGTGTGGGAGTGGTGATCATAGAAGCGGCACTGCGTAGCGGTTCGTTGATTACCGCCCGTTATGCGCTGGAACAAGGGCGTGAAGTGTTTGCTTTACCGGGAGCGTTGGGTAATCCAATGTGTGAGGGAACACATTGGTTGATCCAGCAAGGAGCCAGTCTGGTGACGGGTCCTAAAGATATTGCGGAACAGTTAGGAAGTGGTCTGCATTGGCTGTCTGTGAGTGAAAATACAACTATTTCTGCATCAGAGGACGAAGTTGAATTGCCATTTGCTGATGTGTTGGCTAACGTAGGAGATGAGGTGACACCTGTTGACGTCGTCGCTGAACGTGCCGGCCAACCTGTGCCAGAGGTGGTAATCAAGTTACTCGATCTGGAGTTAGCAGGGTGGATCGCAGCTGTACCCGGCGGCTATGTCCGAATAAGGAGGGCAGGCCATGTTCGACGTACTCATGTATTTGTTTGA
- the smg gene encoding DUF494 family protein Smg, which translates to MFDVLMYLFETYIHNEPEMHVDQDTLTDDLAEAGFDRDDIYNALNWLEKLADLQEGENAPYFMDADPLAMRIYTEEESVRLDASCRGFLLFLEQIQVLNLETREMVIDRVMALDNTEFDLEDLKWVVLMVLFNIPGYESAYQQMEELLFEVNEGYLH; encoded by the coding sequence ATGTTCGACGTACTCATGTATTTGTTTGAAACTTATATCCACAATGAGCCAGAGATGCACGTTGACCAGGATACCCTGACCGACGATCTTGCCGAAGCAGGATTTGATCGGGATGATATCTACAATGCGTTGAACTGGCTTGAAAAACTTGCAGACCTCCAGGAAGGCGAGAATGCCCCTTATTTTATGGATGCCGATCCGTTGGCTATGCGGATCTATACCGAAGAAGAGAGCGTGCGTTTAGATGCCAGTTGCCGTGGTTTTCTCCTGTTCCTGGAACAGATTCAGGTATTGAACCTCGAAACCCGTGAAATGGTTATCGATCGTGTGATGGCTTTGGATAATACGGAATTCGATCTCGAAGACCTGAAATGGGTGGTGTTGATGGTGCTGTTCAATATCCCTGGATATGAGAGTGCTTATCAGCAAATGGAAGAACTGTTATTTGAAGTCAACGAGGGTTACTTGCACTGA
- a CDS encoding type I DNA topoisomerase codes for MTKTAIFATRQNEPCPECGAELVIRSGRHGPFLGCSQYPECQYIRPLKAQADGHIVKVLEGQECPKCQATLVLRQGRYGMFIGCSHYPECDHTEVIDKPDETSIACPQCGQGKLLQRKSRYGKVFHSCDRYPECQFALNFKPVAGECAYCHYPLLMEKRTAKGPALCCASKLCGKPVAITE; via the coding sequence ATGACAAAAACAGCGATTTTTGCCACCAGGCAAAATGAACCTTGTCCAGAGTGCGGGGCCGAATTAGTGATCCGCAGTGGTCGCCACGGCCCCTTCCTTGGCTGTTCCCAATATCCTGAATGCCAATATATCCGGCCTTTAAAGGCGCAGGCCGACGGCCATATTGTCAAAGTGCTGGAGGGCCAGGAATGCCCGAAGTGCCAAGCGACTTTGGTGTTACGTCAGGGGCGTTATGGGATGTTTATCGGCTGTAGCCACTATCCCGAATGCGATCATACTGAAGTGATCGACAAGCCGGATGAAACCAGCATCGCTTGTCCTCAGTGTGGTCAGGGTAAATTACTGCAGCGTAAATCCCGCTACGGTAAAGTGTTTCACTCCTGTGATCGTTATCCAGAATGCCAATTTGCCCTCAATTTTAAACCCGTCGCCGGTGAATGTGCCTATTGCCACTATCCATTATTGATGGAAAAGCGCACGGCAAAAGGTCCAGCGCTTTGCTGCGCCAGTAAACTGTGCGGAAAACCCGTCGCAATCACAGAATAA
- the tsaC gene encoding L-threonylcarbamoyladenylate synthase type 1 TsaC gives MSSEHNSTFAPIITALENQQVIAYPTEAVFGLGCDPDSEQAVMALLDLKQRPWEKGLILIAADYSQLTPYIDDSVLSEQQRAAIFASWPGPVTWVIPAKPQTPRFLTGRFSSLAVRVSDHPLVQQLCRQFGKPLVSTSANLSGEEPCRTVAEVMQQFGSAFPVLVGNVGGRLNPSEIKDALTGEQIRQG, from the coding sequence ATGAGCTCAGAACACAATTCCACTTTCGCACCTATTATTACTGCGCTGGAAAACCAGCAGGTTATCGCCTACCCAACAGAGGCCGTATTCGGCCTGGGGTGTGATCCTGATAGCGAACAGGCCGTCATGGCTTTACTTGATTTGAAGCAGCGTCCGTGGGAGAAGGGCCTGATCCTGATTGCTGCCGATTACTCGCAGCTAACGCCCTATATTGATGACAGCGTATTGAGTGAACAGCAACGTGCCGCGATTTTCGCCAGTTGGCCTGGCCCGGTAACCTGGGTGATCCCGGCAAAACCGCAAACCCCCCGTTTTCTTACCGGTCGCTTCAGTTCGCTGGCGGTACGTGTTAGCGATCATCCTTTGGTGCAGCAACTTTGTCGCCAGTTCGGTAAGCCCCTGGTTTCGACCAGTGCCAATTTAAGTGGTGAGGAACCGTGCCGTACCGTGGCAGAAGTGATGCAGCAGTTCGGTAGCGCTTTCCCTGTATTGGTCGGTAATGTGGGAGGGCGATTGAACCCTTCAGAAATCAAAGATGCTTTGACCGGCGAGCAGATCCGTCAGGGGTAG
- the aroE gene encoding shikimate dehydrogenase, with amino-acid sequence MEKFAVFGNPIAHSKSPRIHALFAQQTGIEHPYGTVLAPLDGFEHSLQQFIAAGGKGANVTVPFKERAYEVADQLSERAAMAGAVNTLKVLADGELLGDNTDGIGLLSDLERQQLVQPSDRVLLIGAGGAARGVILPLLSFGCEVVLTNRTFSRAQQLAEVFQHLGEIVALPMDRLDQQQFDLMINATASGINDEVPALPDSIVNTTTRCYDMFYRQGGTPFLAWAQQLGAQQTADGLGMLVGQAAHAFFLWHGVMPEIEPVLEQLRKEMAC; translated from the coding sequence ATGGAGAAGTTCGCGGTATTCGGTAATCCCATTGCTCACAGCAAGTCCCCTCGTATTCATGCGCTTTTTGCACAGCAAACCGGGATTGAACATCCTTATGGCACCGTGCTGGCGCCGTTAGACGGATTTGAACATAGTCTGCAGCAGTTTATTGCTGCAGGTGGCAAAGGGGCCAATGTCACCGTGCCGTTTAAAGAGCGTGCCTATGAGGTGGCTGACCAGTTAAGTGAAAGAGCTGCAATGGCTGGGGCGGTGAACACGCTCAAGGTATTAGCAGATGGAGAATTGCTGGGGGATAACACTGACGGGATTGGATTGCTGTCAGATCTTGAGCGCCAACAACTGGTGCAGCCAAGCGATCGCGTACTTCTTATTGGGGCTGGTGGGGCTGCGCGAGGTGTTATTCTGCCATTGCTCTCTTTTGGGTGCGAGGTTGTACTCACGAACCGTACTTTCAGTCGGGCACAGCAACTGGCAGAAGTGTTCCAACATCTGGGTGAGATCGTCGCCTTGCCAATGGATCGACTCGATCAGCAGCAGTTTGATTTAATGATCAACGCGACCGCGTCAGGGATCAATGATGAGGTCCCGGCGTTGCCTGATAGCATAGTGAATACAACGACCCGCTGTTACGACATGTTCTACCGTCAAGGTGGCACTCCATTTTTGGCCTGGGCGCAGCAACTGGGGGCGCAACAGACTGCGGATGGCTTGGGGATGCTGGTGGGGCAGGCTGCACATGCTTTCTTTTTGTGGCACGGTGTTATGCCAGAGATCGAACCCGTGCTGGAACAATTGCGTAAAGAAATGGCCTGTTGA
- a CDS encoding gamma carbonic anhydrase family protein, which produces MSNTVRSYLHYSPQIGLRVMIDPSSVVIGNVELSDDVSIWPLVAIRGDVNAVKIGARSNIQDGSVLHVTHQSDYNPAGYPLLIGEDVTVGHKAMLHGCHIGNRVLVGMGSILLDGAVIEDDVMIGAGSLVAPGKRLESGYLYVGSPVRKVRALTPEEIEGLRYSAKNYVRWKDEYLSEDI; this is translated from the coding sequence ATGTCCAATACCGTGCGTTCTTATCTTCATTATTCCCCTCAAATTGGCCTCCGCGTCATGATCGATCCTTCCAGTGTGGTGATCGGCAACGTCGAACTGTCTGATGATGTCAGCATCTGGCCCCTGGTTGCCATTCGCGGTGATGTTAACGCAGTAAAGATTGGCGCACGCAGCAACATTCAGGACGGCAGCGTTCTGCATGTCACCCATCAGTCTGATTATAATCCGGCGGGTTACCCCTTATTGATTGGCGAGGATGTCACTGTCGGGCACAAAGCCATGCTGCACGGTTGCCATATTGGTAACCGCGTGTTGGTAGGAATGGGATCGATCCTGCTAGACGGTGCGGTAATAGAAGATGATGTAATGATTGGTGCAGGCAGCCTGGTCGCCCCTGGCAAGCGGCTGGAGAGTGGCTACTTATACGTTGGTAGCCCGGTGCGCAAAGTCCGGGCTCTTACGCCAGAGGAAATAGAGGGATTACGCTATTCCGCCAAAAACTATGTGCGCTGGAAAGACGAATACCTTTCAGAAGATATCTGA
- the metA gene encoding homoserine O-succinyltransferase, whose amino-acid sequence MPIRVPDELPAVNFLRNENVFVMTSSRAKTQEIRPLKVLILNLMPKKIETENQFLRLLSNSPLQIDIQLLRIDSRESKNTPAEHLNNFYCNFEDIQDENFDGLIVTGAPLGLVDFCDVAYWPQIERVIAWAKNHVTSTLFVCWAVQAALNILYGIPKKTREIKLSGVYQHQTLQPHALLTRGFDETFLAPHSRYADFPTDIIREYTDLDILAESELAGAYLFASRDKRLAFVTGHPEYDPLTLAGEYCRDSDAGLNPTVPLNYFPDDNPELTPTASWRSHGHLLFSNWLNYYVYQITPFDLSHMNPTLE is encoded by the coding sequence ATGCCGATTCGTGTTCCTGATGAGTTACCTGCGGTTAATTTTTTGCGCAATGAGAATGTCTTTGTGATGACATCTTCGCGAGCAAAAACACAGGAGATCAGGCCGTTAAAGGTACTCATCCTCAACCTGATGCCAAAAAAGATTGAAACAGAAAACCAGTTTCTGCGTTTACTCTCAAATTCTCCGCTACAGATCGATATCCAGTTGCTGCGCATTGATAGCCGCGAATCGAAAAACACACCTGCAGAGCATCTGAATAACTTCTATTGCAACTTTGAAGATATCCAGGATGAAAATTTTGACGGTCTGATTGTCACTGGTGCCCCTTTAGGCTTGGTCGACTTCTGTGATGTCGCCTATTGGCCGCAGATTGAACGTGTTATTGCCTGGGCCAAGAACCATGTGACTTCCACGTTGTTTGTCTGTTGGGCGGTGCAGGCCGCGTTGAACATCCTATACGGGATCCCGAAGAAAACGCGCGAGATAAAGCTCTCAGGCGTTTATCAACATCAAACGCTGCAACCGCATGCCTTATTGACTCGAGGGTTTGATGAAACCTTCCTGGCTCCGCATTCGCGTTATGCTGACTTCCCCACCGACATAATTCGCGAATATACCGATCTTGATATCCTGGCTGAATCAGAGCTTGCCGGGGCGTATTTATTTGCCAGCCGTGATAAGCGCCTGGCATTTGTTACCGGGCATCCTGAATATGATCCCCTAACGTTAGCGGGTGAGTATTGTCGTGATAGCGATGCAGGCCTCAATCCGACCGTACCGCTAAATTACTTTCCTGACGATAACCCTGAACTGACTCCAACCGCCTCATGGCGTAGCCATGGGCATCTGTTGTTTTCCAACTGGTTGAACTACTACGTTTACCAGATCACGCCATTCGATCTGAGTCATATGAATCCTACTCTCGAGTAA